Part of the Streptomyces sp. NBC_00457 genome, GGGCGTATCGGGGTGGGCCGTGCTTAGCGGGTGCATCTCCCGAAAAGAATCATTTCGACAACACGCTGCCGAAAGGACCAATACATGCGCTGCGCCACTGTCTTCATGTTCGCCGCCGCCGGTGCGCTGCTCGCGGCAAGCGCCGCCACCGGCACGGCTGCCGCGGCGGAGCAGGGAGATGTGGTGGTGTTCACCACCGAGGCGACGCCGCTGACTGTTTATCGCGATCCGCAAGGGTGCCAGAAGCTTCCGCCCGACGCGCATGTGCTGACGAACCACGCCGATCGTCCGGTCACCGTCCACGCCGACCCGTTCTGTCTGACCCCCGGCCTCGCCGTGGAGCCCGGACACGGCTCGCACGTGGCGCCCGGCAGCGGCAGTTTCTCCGCCTGAGCCCCTCCTGTTTCCGCTCACCCCCACACCCTCAGGAGAACGTACGCACATGGCCACCGATCTCGTCGTCATCGGGCTGGGGCATGTCGGGCTGCCGCTGTCCAGAGCCGCCGTCTCGGCAGGTCTGGCGACCGTGGGGTACGACGTGTCCGGCACGGTGGTGTCGGGACTCGCCGCAGGACGCTCCCATGTCGGCGGCGTCTTGGACGCCGAGGTCGCGGTCATGCTGGACGCGGGCTTTCATGCCACGACCGACCCAGCGGTGCTGGACGGCGCGCAGACCGTGGTGATCTGTGTGCCGACCGGACTCACACCGGAAGGCTTACCCGACCTGTCCGCGGTCGAGGACGCAGCCCGGGTCGTCGCCGCCCGGCTGCGCCCCGGCATGCTCGTCGTCCTGGAGTCCACCAGCTATCCCGGCACCACGGAGGACGTCGTGCGGCCGCTGCTGGAGCACGGCAGCGGGCTGCAGGCGGGCGAGGACTTCCACCTGGCCTATTCGCCGCAGCGCATCGACCCCGGCAACGAGACGTGGACCATCCGCAACACGCCCAAGGTCGTGAGCGGTTGCAGCGCTCTGTGCGCCAAGTACGCCGTCGCGTTCTACTCCCGGTTCGTGGACCACCTCGTCGTGGCTCGCGGTACGCGGGAGGCGGAGATGGCCAAACTCCTGGAAAACACCTACCGGTACGTCAACATGGCCCTGGTCGACGAAGTGGCACTGTTCTGCCACGAGACCGGCATCGACATCTGGGACGTGCTGCACTGCGCCGCATCCAAGCCGTTCGGCTTCGCACCCTTCAGGCCCGGACCCGGCGTCGGCGGACACTGCATTCCCGTCGACCCCCGCTATCTCGCCGCGCGGGCCGAATCCCAGGGCTTCGCCTTCCGCACGCTGGCAGCCGCCCACGAGGTCCTCGGCCGTATGCCGAACCATGTCGTGGACCGGGCGTTGGCCCTGCTCACCGACGTCCGGGGCGGCCCTGAGGGCGCTCGCGCCCTGCTGCTCGGCATCACCTACAAAGCGGATGTGGCCGACGTCCGGGAGACGCCGGCGCACCCCGTGGCGGCAGGACTGCTCGCTGCCGGTGCCGAGGTGTCCTACCACGACCCGTACATAGCCGAGTTCACTGTCGGCGGACGGTCGTTGCCGCGCACCGAAAACCTCCAGGAAGCCATGGCCCAGGCCGATGTGGCGATCCTGTTGCAGGACCACGCCTGTTACGCCAGGGAAGCACTGGGCCAGGCTCGCTGCGCCCTGCTCGACACCCGCGGCAAAGCCGTGGGCAGCCGGGTCACCCTTCTCTGATCCCCGCGCCGGCCTGAGCCGGTGCCTCCTCGCGCCGGCCTGAGCCGGCGTCTCCCCCTGCCGGCCGTCGCCGGCCCCAGAGCCCGCGCAGCGGTACCGCCCTGCGCGGTCGCGGCCCTGCCCAGGTGCCGCGGTCCGTCATCCACCCGACACCACTCGACACCATCGGACACCGTCCGAGACTAGGAGAGACACATGAGCACCGCTGTCGCCAACGACCGTCTGGTGAAGCGCTTCGAGAAGTGGGACACCGACGGCAACGGCGTCCTGGAGGCGAGCGACTTCCAGGGCGAGGCCGCCCGGATCGCCCAGAACCTCGGCAAGAGCGCCGAATCCCCGGAAGCGCAGGAGCTCCACAGCGCGTTCCAGGGGCTGTACCAGCATCTGGCCCAGAAGGCCGGCGTCCCGGCCGGTGGCGCCATCAGCCGGGAGCAGTTCCTCGACGCCACGGGGGAGATGCTGTTCAAGGAGGGTGAGGCGAGCTTCAACCGCGCGCTCTCTCCCGTCGTGAAGGCGCTGATCCGCCTGTGCGACGACAACCACGACGGCGAGATCGACGCCCGTGAGTTCCAGGCCTGGCTGTCCGCCGTCGGCGTGCCGGCCTCCCAGGCCGGGAAGATGTTCCAGAAGGTGGACACGAACGGCGACGGAAGGCTGTCCGAGGACGAACTGCTGCAGGTCGTCCGTGACTTCCACTTCGGTCGCCTGGAGGTCGACCTGCTCGGCTGACCTGCCCGAAGCGGCAGCTGTGACCCGGGTGGGCAACCACCCGGGTTCCACGGCCAGATGCCCTTCAGGCACCGGGCGGCGCGGGAACCGTGCCGTGGTTCCCGGGCCGGCCCTGGACGAAGGTGACGGTGGTCTCCGGCCCGAGGCCAAGGTCCCGGCCGCTGACCGGACGCGCCGCGTGGATCAGGATGTTGTAGTGGTTCGGCAGGTGGCAGGCGTCGAAGCCGAGCACCGTGCCGACGGTCGTGTCCCCGATCCGCACCAGGTCACCCCGGTCGATCACACCACCGCACAACAGCTCGGCGAAGCCCAGGAAACCCACCCGGTCGATCCGGGCGCCCGGGCGCGGGTCCCACTGGTCGGTGGTGACCAGTTCGTGCACCTCGCCCCGGCGCACGCAACGTGCCGCGTGCTCCTCAAGCCGCATGCCGCGGTCCGTGCGGCGGTGCACGAGCACCTTGACCAGTGATCCGCGCACCACACGCTTCGGGCCGTCCTCCGCCGGATTCACCGGTCCGCGTCCGCTGCGGTCGTATCCAACGCGGGCCGGGCGCAGCGGTAGGCCGCCTCCACCAGTTCCAGCGCGGCCAGGCCGCCGTGCGCCCCCGGGCCGGCCGGGGCACCGGTACGGACCAGCGTGGCGAACTCGGTGAGGATCGCCTCGTACTCGTGCCACAGCGATGCCTTGAAGCCGGTGTGTCCGGCCAGCATGTCGGCGTGCAGCACCTCTCCGCCGGCCAGCTCCACCTCGATGTCCTTGCGTTCTCCCGGGTACGACCAGTCCAGCTCGACCGAGGCCGTGGTTCCCGTACGGCCCCGCAGGCGGATCACCGCCTGACGGTCGACGCCGGAGCCGTCGCGGTGGATCTCGCAGCCGGTGACGGCGAGTTCACCGAGCAGGAGCCGCACCAGGTCTAGGGCGTTGGGGCCGTTGTCCGCCACACAGCCGCCGCCGCAGCGGGCCGGGTCCAGGTACCAGTCCTCGCCGCCGAGATGCTCCTCGATGCGCTCCAGATAGCGCACCCGGACGGATCGGATCTCCCGGCCCGTCGTCCGGCGTGCCAGTGCGCGGACGGCTTCGTTGTAGCGGCGGTGGAACGCCGTCATCAGCGGGACTTCGTAGCGCCGCGCCAGATCCACCAGCGCGGACCCCTCGGCCGCGGTCAGGGCGAGGGGCTTCTCGACACAGACGGCGACGCCGGCGGCCAGGGCGTCCCGGCACAGGGGCAGGTGAACGTCGTTGGGCACGGCCACGACGAGGGCGTCCGGTCGTGCCCGGTCCAGCAGCGTGCGGTGGTCGCTGAAGCGTGCCACCGGGCCGGGGAACTGCTCCAGGGTCTGGGCGCGGGCGTCGCACACGGCGGTCAGCCGCCACTCGGGCAGCCGTTCCGCGGCGGCCAGGTAGTAGGGGGAGATGGCGCCGAGACCTACGACGCCGAGCCGCAAGGGTCCGGTCATCGCGGACTCCCGGGACCGCCGAGGAGACCGAGGGCGGTCAGTTCCGCGTGGAGGTGCGGGGGCAGGGGGATGCCGTGGCGGCGGCGCTCGGTGGCGAGTTCCGCCTCCCGCCAGCCCGGATAGCGCACCGGCTCGCCGCCGGGTACCGGTGGGCAGTCGACGAGTGCGCCGAACAGGGACCGGGTCGCGGCGGCCACGTCCGCGCCGGGGCGCAGCACCTCCGGGGCGATGGCGAGGAGGAAGAAGCCGATGCCGTCGTCGCTGCCGTGCGGCCGACCGTCGCCTTCCAGTGCGGCGGGCGCGGGGCCCACGGCCGCGCCGGACACGACGGCGGCCAGCAGTTCCACGGCGATGCCGAGCCCGTAGCCCTTGTGGACGCCGGCCTCGACCGTGCCGCCCAGCCAGCGCAGGAAGGCCTCGCCGCGGTCGAAGGCCGCCGGGTCGGTCACCGGGGCGCCCGCCGCGTCCTCCAGCCAGCCGGCGGGCACCGGGGTGCCGCGGCGGGCGGCGACGCGGACCCGCCCGGTGGGCGCGACGGTGGTGCTCATGTCCAGCAGGAACGGGTGTCCGTCGAGGGCCGGCGCGGCGACACTCAGCGGGTTGGTGCCGAGCATCGCCACCACGCCGCCCGGGGGCCGTGCGATGCGCTGGCCGCCGCAGTTGCTCGCGACCACGCCGATCATCCCGGCGTGCGCGGCGCGCACGGCGTGGAAGCCGGCGCACCCGAAGTGGGTCGCCCCGCGCACCGACACCAGCCCGACCCCGTGCCGGCCGGCCCGTGCCACGGCGTCGTCCATGGCCTCGGCCGCGCCCCATAGGCCCAGGGCGCGTCGAGCGTCGACGACCGCGCAGGCGCCCAGGTCGGTGAGGGCCTCTGGTTCGGCGCGGGGGTCGCAACGGCCGGACTCCAGCAACGGCAGGTAGAGCCGGGTGAGGTTGAACACGCCGTGCGAGTCGAGCCCGGTCAGGTCGCCGTGACACAGCGCGTCCGCGGCGAGCCGTGCCCGCGCGTCAGGGATGCCGTGACCGGTGAAGAGGCCGGTGAGCGAGGCATGCAGCTCAGCGTGGTCGACGAGGACGGTTGTGCGCTCGGCCGCCGCTCGCGGGGCGGTGGGTGCCGTCATACGGGATTCCTTACGGGGCGGTCCAGTTGTCTTCGTACGTCGTTCGGTTGGGGGTGTGGTGCGCTACGGAGGTCGCTGCGCCGGCACCGCTTCGGCGAAGAACGTGACGAGTCGGCGGACCACGTCGGCGAACTCCGCCAGGTCGGCGAGGTCGACGAACTCACCGGGCGCATGGGCGCGGTTGGCGGCGAGACAGCCGGGTCCGAGGACGGTGGTGAAGGCGTCGTCCAGACCGGCCGCCCAGATGGCGTCGCACGTGAAGCCGGGGTCGCCGGCCGCCGGCCGGGCTCCCGCGCGGGCCAGGAGTTCCTCGGCCCACGGGTCGGCGTCGTCCAGCGCGGGCAGGCTGTGCTTGTCCCAGCCGAGCCGGGTGATCCGTGCCGCGTCCCGCGCCGTGCGGGCGAACTCCCGGGTACCGGCGAAGCGTTCGGTGAAGTGGCGCAGGCCGTCGGCGACGTGCCGGGTGACCTCGGTCCTCAGCCGGTCGCCGTCGGCGGTGCGGCGGTACGACAGGTTCATCAGCAGCGTGCCGGCGCCGTGGACGCGGTTGTGCGTACGGCCGGTGTGCAGTCCGGCGACGCACACCCGCGTACCGGGTACGGCCCCGTCGAGGCGGGCGGCGAGGTGCTGGGACAGGAATCCCAGCAGCACGGTGGCGTTGTGTCCGGCGTCCGGATGGTCGTCCACCGCGTCCTCGCCTGCGACGGTGATCCGCGCGGTCATCGCGGCGGTGGCCCGGGGCAGCGCGCGCAGTCCGGTCGGCTCGCAGAACACGTTGAGGCGGCCGTGGTGCCCGGCCTCCAGCAGCGGGCGGGTGCCGTAGGTGCCCAGGGCGCCGCCCTCCTCCCCGGCGACGGCCTGGAGCAGCACGGTGACGTCCCGTCCGACGGCGGGGTGGGACGCGGCGGCCCGCAGCCCGGCGAGCAGGGCCACGGCGGGTCCCTTGGCGTCGACCGCGCCACGGCCGGTGAACCGCGCGCCGTCGAAGGCGGGTGGGGTGTACCCGGCGACGGTGTCCAGGTGGACGTTGAACATCACGGTGTGCGCAGGGGGACGCTCGGGTCCCAGCCGCAGCAGCAGACTGGGCTGGTCCGCGAGGAAACGCGGATCGCGGGCGGCGGCGCGGACCGTGGACGGCACACCCGGGCGGTCCAGGCAGGCGGCGGGTGGACTGGCAAGACGCACGGTGCGGAATCCCGCCTCGGCGGCGGTTGTCGCGTACCGCTGGAGGATCTCGGGCATCCGGGACGGCGGATCGTCCGGGCCGGCCTCCAGGGGGTTGACGCTCGGCAGGCGCAGCAGGTCCAGGAGCAATTCCCGGTGCCGGCCGGTGAACAGGCCGCTCACACCGGGCCGTCCAGCGGGCCGGTGACCGGCTGTCCGGCGTCCAGCAGCCCGGCGAGCGCCTGTCCGGCCCGGACGAACAGGTCGGCGGCGTCCTCACCGGCCCGGGCCGGCCCCTCGTGGGGGCGAACCGCGAGATGGGGTTCGAGGGACAGTGCTCCGGTGTAGCCGTGGGCGGCCAGCAACTCCAGGCATTCCACCACCCCGGCCGCACCCTCGCCGGGCAGGGTGTAGGCGGTGCCGCCGTCCGGGGTGCGGACGGCGTCCTTGATGTGGACGTGGACGACGTACGGGGTGAGGTCGCGGAGCATGTCCGGGGCGCGGTAGCCGTACGGGACGCCGTTGCCGGTGTCGAACAGCAGCCGCAGGGCGGGGCTGTCCACGGCGCGCAGCAGTCGTAGCGCGCGGTCGGCCCGGTCACCGGCCCAGCCCGCGCAGTTCTCGTGCATCAGCACCAGGCCCGCACGCTCGGCGCGGTCCGCCAGGACGGCCGTGCGGGTCAGGACGCGGTCGGCCCACTCGGTCTCCGTCAGACCGTCGTTGGGGTACGACATGATCCGCACCAGACGGCAGCCGAGGGTGGCGCAGCGCTCGGCCAGGACGTCGAGTTCCGCCAGGTCCTGGCCGAGGTCGCCGGTGATGGGTCGGGACCAGTTGCCGATCCGGGAGGCGACGGCGGTCACGGTGACACCTTGGTCCGCGAGCCGCCGGGCCAGCGTGCCGAAGGCGGCCGCGGAGAGGTCGGCGAGAGCTGTGCCGTCGACCGTGCGCAGTTCGATGGTGTGCCAGCCGAGCCTTCGCAGCGCTGCCAGTTGCCCGTCGATGCCGGGTGCCGCCTCGTCGCCGATGCCGGTGAGCGGCCCGAACCCCCGGACGCCGGATCCGGCGGCGCAGTGCCGAGACATGTCAGCGGCTCCCGGCGCCGGCGCGCGGTGTGACGGCGCAGTGTTCCCGGGCCGCGCACAGCAGCCGGGCGGTCGCGCAGGCGAGCGGGAAGTTCCCGACGCCTCCGGCGCCGGAGGAGAAGCCGCGGTAGGCGACGTCCAGGAAGTCGGTCAGGGCGTCGTCCCGGAAGACGTGGTGTCCGATCCCGGGCACTCCGTCCGCGTCGAGGACTCCGGACGACGGGGCAGCCGTACCGCGGTCGAAGGAGTCGACGACCAACTGCGCGTGGTCGTCGTCCTCGCTGAGTGGAAAGTGGGCCGTGGCCGTCCCGCCGTCGAACTCGCAGACGACGCTGCGCTGCCGGACCGGTGCGCCGAGGTCGGAGCGCAGCAGCGTCACCACGCCCGAACGGTGCTCCAGTTCGACGTGCGCGCCGCCGAGGCGGGGCAGTCCGCGGTCTTCGCAGCGCAGGTCCCAGCAGCGCGCGGCCCGGAGTTCGGCCGGTCCGGCCAGATCGAGCGCGAGCGCCAGGGAGTGGGGGATCTCCACGTCCAGGGCGGACGGATGCCCGTCGGTCGCCAGGGACCGCAGGAAGCGGGGCTTGTGCTGGTCGACGGTGATACGGCGCAGGGAGCCGAGCCGTCCGCCGCTCACCAGCCGGCGTAACCGGCCGGCGAGCCGGGAGGTGATCCAGTGGGCGACGGTCACGAGATCGAGCCCGGCCTCCTGACGGAGCCGGATCAGGGCGTCGAGTTCGTCCAGGGACGCGGCGAGGGGTTTCTCCACGATCATTCGGCGGAAGCCGTGTCCGGCCAGCTCCGCGAGGAGGTCGTGGCGCAGCCGGGGCGGTGTGCACACGTGGACCACCGCGGTGGCGGGGTCCACGTACCGCAGGGCCTGTTCCAGCGTGGTGACGGCCGTGACGTCGCCTGGCGTGCCCAGGAGCCGCAGACTGTCGGCGCGCGGGTCGCAGCCGACCGCGGGCAGGGCGACGAGCGGATCTCCCGTGGCCGCGGTCCGCCGGGCCAGACTGCCGAGCGTGTTCAGGTGCAGTCCTGATCCGGACCGGCCGAGCCCGACCACGAGGGGCTGCAGCACAGGGCCTCCTGAGAGGGGACGGGAAGGAAACGGGCGGGTGCAATTCGCTGCGCCGCACAACTCCGGTGGGCCGCACCACTGTTGAGGCACTGTGCGGAAATGGTCAAGACGTCCGGAACGTCATTCCCCAGAACGTGTGAAGATGATCCTTTCCTTTCTCCGTCGACCGGAAGTCCGATTAGCGTGGACATTCCACTGACACGACGGAGACAGGTGAGAGATTGCCTTCGGCCGATCGAATTCCCTTCTTCTCACAGGCCGCGACTTTCGAACGACTGTGGCCATCCATCGAAAAGGCTTTGGATGGCGTTTTCCACAGCGGCAAGTTCTCCCACGGAAAACAGGTCGGGCAGCTCGAGGCGGCGCTCGCGGACTACACCGGCGCCCGGCATGTGATCGGCGTCAACAGCGGCACGGACGCGCTGATGTTGCTGCTGCGCGCCTGCGGACTGCGCCCAGGCGACGGTGTCCTGGTGCCGGCGTACTCGTTCTTCGCCACC contains:
- a CDS encoding sugar phosphate isomerase/epimerase family protein — protein: MSRHCAAGSGVRGFGPLTGIGDEAAPGIDGQLAALRRLGWHTIELRTVDGTALADLSAAAFGTLARRLADQGVTVTAVASRIGNWSRPITGDLGQDLAELDVLAERCATLGCRLVRIMSYPNDGLTETEWADRVLTRTAVLADRAERAGLVLMHENCAGWAGDRADRALRLLRAVDSPALRLLFDTGNGVPYGYRAPDMLRDLTPYVVHVHIKDAVRTPDGGTAYTLPGEGAAGVVECLELLAAHGYTGALSLEPHLAVRPHEGPARAGEDAADLFVRAGQALAGLLDAGQPVTGPLDGPV
- a CDS encoding Gfo/Idh/MocA family protein; the protein is MTGPLRLGVVGLGAISPYYLAAAERLPEWRLTAVCDARAQTLEQFPGPVARFSDHRTLLDRARPDALVVAVPNDVHLPLCRDALAAGVAVCVEKPLALTAAEGSALVDLARRYEVPLMTAFHRRYNEAVRALARRTTGREIRSVRVRYLERIEEHLGGEDWYLDPARCGGGCVADNGPNALDLVRLLLGELAVTGCEIHRDGSGVDRQAVIRLRGRTGTTASVELDWSYPGERKDIEVELAGGEVLHADMLAGHTGFKASLWHEYEAILTEFATLVRTGAPAGPGAHGGLAALELVEAAYRCARPALDTTAADADR
- a CDS encoding Gfo/Idh/MocA family protein, giving the protein MLQPLVVGLGRSGSGLHLNTLGSLARRTAATGDPLVALPAVGCDPRADSLRLLGTPGDVTAVTTLEQALRYVDPATAVVHVCTPPRLRHDLLAELAGHGFRRMIVEKPLAASLDELDALIRLRQEAGLDLVTVAHWITSRLAGRLRRLVSGGRLGSLRRITVDQHKPRFLRSLATDGHPSALDVEIPHSLALALDLAGPAELRAARCWDLRCEDRGLPRLGGAHVELEHRSGVVTLLRSDLGAPVRQRSVVCEFDGGTATAHFPLSEDDDHAQLVVDSFDRGTAAPSSGVLDADGVPGIGHHVFRDDALTDFLDVAYRGFSSGAGGVGNFPLACATARLLCAAREHCAVTPRAGAGSR
- a CDS encoding M20/M25/M40 family metallo-hydrolase; translation: MSGLFTGRHRELLLDLLRLPSVNPLEAGPDDPPSRMPEILQRYATTAAEAGFRTVRLASPPAACLDRPGVPSTVRAAARDPRFLADQPSLLLRLGPERPPAHTVMFNVHLDTVAGYTPPAFDGARFTGRGAVDAKGPAVALLAGLRAAASHPAVGRDVTVLLQAVAGEEGGALGTYGTRPLLEAGHHGRLNVFCEPTGLRALPRATAAMTARITVAGEDAVDDHPDAGHNATVLLGFLSQHLAARLDGAVPGTRVCVAGLHTGRTHNRVHGAGTLLMNLSYRRTADGDRLRTEVTRHVADGLRHFTERFAGTREFARTARDAARITRLGWDKHSLPALDDADPWAEELLARAGARPAAGDPGFTCDAIWAAGLDDAFTTVLGPGCLAANRAHAPGEFVDLADLAEFADVVRRLVTFFAEAVPAQRPP
- a CDS encoding Ldh family oxidoreductase, with translation MTAPTAPRAAAERTTVLVDHAELHASLTGLFTGHGIPDARARLAADALCHGDLTGLDSHGVFNLTRLYLPLLESGRCDPRAEPEALTDLGACAVVDARRALGLWGAAEAMDDAVARAGRHGVGLVSVRGATHFGCAGFHAVRAAHAGMIGVVASNCGGQRIARPPGGVVAMLGTNPLSVAAPALDGHPFLLDMSTTVAPTGRVRVAARRGTPVPAGWLEDAAGAPVTDPAAFDRGEAFLRWLGGTVEAGVHKGYGLGIAVELLAAVVSGAAVGPAPAALEGDGRPHGSDDGIGFFLLAIAPEVLRPGADVAAATRSLFGALVDCPPVPGGEPVRYPGWREAELATERRRHGIPLPPHLHAELTALGLLGGPGSPR
- a CDS encoding nucleotide sugar dehydrogenase gives rise to the protein MATDLVVIGLGHVGLPLSRAAVSAGLATVGYDVSGTVVSGLAAGRSHVGGVLDAEVAVMLDAGFHATTDPAVLDGAQTVVICVPTGLTPEGLPDLSAVEDAARVVAARLRPGMLVVLESTSYPGTTEDVVRPLLEHGSGLQAGEDFHLAYSPQRIDPGNETWTIRNTPKVVSGCSALCAKYAVAFYSRFVDHLVVARGTREAEMAKLLENTYRYVNMALVDEVALFCHETGIDIWDVLHCAASKPFGFAPFRPGPGVGGHCIPVDPRYLAARAESQGFAFRTLAAAHEVLGRMPNHVVDRALALLTDVRGGPEGARALLLGITYKADVADVRETPAHPVAAGLLAAGAEVSYHDPYIAEFTVGGRSLPRTENLQEAMAQADVAILLQDHACYAREALGQARCALLDTRGKAVGSRVTLL
- a CDS encoding DUF6917 domain-containing protein, with the translated sequence MNPAEDGPKRVVRGSLVKVLVHRRTDRGMRLEEHAARCVRRGEVHELVTTDQWDPRPGARIDRVGFLGFAELLCGGVIDRGDLVRIGDTTVGTVLGFDACHLPNHYNILIHAARPVSGRDLGLGPETTVTFVQGRPGNHGTVPAPPGA
- a CDS encoding EF-hand domain-containing protein, which translates into the protein MSTAVANDRLVKRFEKWDTDGNGVLEASDFQGEAARIAQNLGKSAESPEAQELHSAFQGLYQHLAQKAGVPAGGAISREQFLDATGEMLFKEGEASFNRALSPVVKALIRLCDDNHDGEIDAREFQAWLSAVGVPASQAGKMFQKVDTNGDGRLSEDELLQVVRDFHFGRLEVDLLG